A section of the Aricia agestis chromosome 4, ilAriAges1.1, whole genome shotgun sequence genome encodes:
- the LOC121726705 gene encoding splicing factor 3B subunit 2, with product MDGPPGTMGSNNNSGSIGPPGMPGFPPMPPPPGAMGQGAPGTMPPNTAGGPPMPPGMGPPPGMMGMGPPGMGPPPPGMGPPGMGMGPPPPMGPPGMSSRMPPNMMRGGSNMKGNYNQSMDMGPPGMGPPPNMGPPGMAPWEGQGQPGPPGWSRGRGDGPPGWDDGGDEEEQQDVNEEQPPGQQPLPSLLTMKIDTPEEFRNKPNVPGGVVLPKALEEALAYKDQRQAALGDDTEKEAEAEQELEAPPAPVISTEYDAEEDEGDSDDDNIPEAPNPPIISKQDTLVSKANKNKRKKKKKKEAKQKRKEAKMKMEVDGSKKDESTSNKENEKEAEIEYVQENIQFHELEPMYRQFHRILESFKITEVKEELIKDEEKDAPKPAKVQEKVTDQFATDEEAVEKHAADEKERLSKRKLKKLSRLSVAELKQLVGRPDVVEMYDVTARDPRLLVHLKAHRNTVQVPRHWCYKRKYLQGKRGIEKPPFDLPDFIKKTGIMEMRASLQDKEETKTLKAKMRERARPKLGKIDIDYQKLHDAFFKWQTKPRMTIHGDLYYEGKEFETRLREKKPGDLSEELRTALGMPVGPGSHKVPPPWLIAQQRYGPPPSYPNLKIPGLNAPIPEGCAFGYHAGGWGKPPVDETGKPLYGDVFGHHTAGQDDAEDQDIDRTMWGELESESEEESEEEESEEEGSGGEGAAGGAVTPAEGLATPLGLSSVPPGMETPDTIELRKKKLDSDIEGGDTPALYQVVPERRVGLTAGMMASTHVYDIGAANPGKRGAGAPTGAASAGGGASSAGAGGVEVALDPSELELEPEAVAARYERHLRETRPRAREDLSDMLADHVARQKNKRKRQQNTDPKQAKKYKEFKF from the exons ATGGATGGACCACCTGGTACCATGGGATCAAACAACAACAGCGGATCTATAGGACCACCAGGCATGCCTGGTTTTCCGCCTATGCCACCACCGCCGGGTGCTATGGGGCAAGGGGCGCCTGGCACCATGCCTCCTAATACAGCTGGAGGACCTCCTATGCCGCCGGGAATGGGTCCACCGCCTGGTATGATGGGTATGGGACCTCCTGGCATGGGACCGCCGCCACCTGGGATGGGGCCACCGGGGATGGGTATGGGGCCACCTCCACCGATGGGTCCGCCCGGCATGTCGTCAAGAATGCCTCCGAATATGATGCGAGGCGGATCTAACATGAAAGGAAACTACAACCAAAGTATGGATATGGGCCCACCGGGAATGGGTCCGCCGCCCAATATGGGTCCTCCCGGCATGGCCCCATGGGAGGGCCAGGGCCAGCCCGGCCCGCCGGGTTGGTCGAGAGGACGAGGTGATGGTCCACCGGGCTGGGATGACGGTGGCGATGAAGAGGAGCAGCAGGATGTTAATGAAGAGCAGCCTCCCGGGCAGCAGCCTTTGCCATCTCTGCTGACAATGAAAATAGACACACCTGAGGAATTCCGCAACAAGCCAAATGTCCCGGGAGGTGTTGTCCTGCCGAAAGCTTTGGAGGAAGCCCTCGCATACAAAGATCAAAGGCAGGCAGCCTTAGGTGATGACACTGAAAAAGAAGCAG AGGCCGAACAAGAATTAGAAGCTCCTCCAGCTCCGGTGATCAGCACAGAGTATGACGCTGAGGAGGATGAAGGTGATTCTGATGACGATAATATCCCCGAAGCACCAAACCCACCAATCATCAGTAAACAAGAT ACATTGGTAAGTAAGGCCAACAAAAACAAAcgtaaaaagaaaaagaagaaggaaGCAAAGCAAAAACGTAAAGAAGCCAAGATGAAGATGGAAGTAGATGGATCAAAGAAAGATGAGAGTACCAGTAATAAGGAAAATGAAAAGGAAGCTGAAATTGA ATATGTTCAAGAGAATATACAATTTCATGAGTTGGAACCCATGTATAGACAGTTTCATCGTATTCTAGAGTCATTCAAGATAACAGAAGTTAAGGAAGAGTTGATTAAGGATGAAGAAAAGGATGCGCCCAAGCCGGCCAAGGTCCAAGAAAAAGTCACAGACCAGTTTGCCACTGACGAAGAAGCAGTAGag AAACACGCAGCGGACGAAAAAGAGCGTCTTTCCAAACGCAAGCTCAAGAAGCTGTCCCGTCTGTCAGTGGCGGAGCTAAAGCAGCTGGTGGGGCGCCCAGACGTAGTGGAGATGTATGACGTGACGGCGCGAGACCCGCGCCTGCTGGTTCATCTGAAGGCCCACAGGAACACCGTGCAGGTGCCACGACACTGGTGTTATAAGAGAAAG TATCTACAAGGGAAGCGTGGTATTGAGAAGCCACCGTTCGATCTACCCGACTTCATCAAAAAGACGGGTATTATGGAGATGCGGGCGTCGCTACAGGACAAGGAGGAGACTAAAACCCTCAAGGCCAAGATGAGGGAACGGGCGAGACCCAAGCTCGGCAAGATTGATATTGACTACCAGAAGCTACATGACGCGTTCTTCAA ATGGCAGACGAAACCGCGCATGACTATCCACGGCGACTTATACTACGAGGGCAAGGAGTTCGAGACGCGACTGCGGGAGAAGAAGCCCGGGGACCTGTCTGAGGAGCTGCGGACCGCGCTCGGCATGCCCGTCGGCCCCGGCTCGCACAAG GTGCCGCCGCCGTGGCTGATCGCGCAGCAGCGCTACGGCCCCCCGCCATCGTACCCCAACCTGAAGATCCCGGGCCTGAACGCCCCCATACCGGAGGGGTGCGCGTTCGGCTACCACGCGGGCGGCTGGGGCAAACCCCCCGTGGACGAGACCGGCAAGCCACTCTATGGGGATGTGTTCGGACACCATACCGCGGGACAGGAT GATGCTGAAGATCAGGATATAGACAGGACGATGTGGGGAGAACTGGAGTCGGAGTCTGAAGAGGAATCTGAGGAGG AGGAGTCTGAAGAGGAGGGTTCCGGCGGGGAGGGGGCGGCGGGCGGGGCGGTCACCCCCGCGGAGGGGCTCGCCACGCCCCTGGGGCTCAGCTCCGTGCCCCCCGGCATGGAGACACCCGACACCATCGAGCTCAGGAAGAAGAAGCTCGACTCCGACATCGAGGG TGGCGATACGCCCGCGCTGTACCAGGTGGTGCCGGAGCGGCGCGTGGGGCTGACGGCCGGCATGATGGCCTCCACACACGTCTACGATATCGGCGCCGCCAACCCCG GCAAACGCGGTGCTGGCGCGCCTACGGGTGCGGCgagcgcggggggcggggcgagTTCGGCGGGAGCGGGGGGTGTGGAGGTCGCTCTGGACCCGAGCGAGCTGGAGCTGGAACCCGAGGCGGTGGCGGCGCGCTACGAACGACACCTCCGAGAGACCCGCCCCCGCGCGAGAGAGGACCTGTCCGACATGTTGGCGGACCACGTCGCCAGGCAGAAG AACAAACGGAAGCGGCAACAGAACACGGATCCAAAGCAAGCCAAGAAATACAAGGAGTTCAAGTTTTAA
- the LOC121726708 gene encoding electron transfer flavoprotein subunit beta — protein sequence MARVLVGVKRVIDYAVKIRVKPDKSGVVTEGVKHSMNPFDEIAVEEAVRMKEKKLASEVIAVSCGPTQAQETLRTALAMGADRAIHVEVAGAEYETLQPLHVAKILAKLSQDEKADLVIVGKQAIDDDSNQTAQMTAAILDWPQGTFASKVEKTDSGLTVTREIDGGLEVIKTKLPAVLSADLRLNEPRYATLPNIMKAKKKPMKKLTAKDLGVDLAPRIKVISVEDPPVRQAGSIVPDVDTLVAKLKEGGHA from the exons ATGGCTCGTGTATTAGTTGGTGTAAAGAGAGTTATAGACTATGCCGTTaag ATTCGTGTCAAGCCAGACAAATCTGGTGTGGTCACGGAAGGTGTGAAGCACTCGATGAACCCATTTGATGAGATTGCTGTGGAGGAGGCTGTGAGGATGAAGGAGAAAAAACTGGCCAGTGAAGTGATTGCCGTCTCTTGTGGACCAACTCAAGCTCAA GAAACCCTAAGAACAGCTTTAGCTATGGGTGCAGACAGAGCAATTCATGTAGAAGTTGCTGGGGCAGAGTACGAGACTTTACAGCCCCTTCATGTTGCTAAAATCTTGGCCAAATTGTCACAAGATGAAAAAGCAGACTTAGTCATTGTTGGCAAACAG gcTATTGATGATGATTCCAATCAGACAGCACAAATGACTGCCGCCATTCTGGACTGGCCCCAGGGCACTTTTGCCTCAAAG GTTGAGAAGACCGATTCTGGGCTGACAGTGACCAGAGAAATTGATGGCGGTTTGGAAGTGATCAAAACTAAACTGCCAGCAGTTCTCAGCGCTGACCTGCGACTCAACGAGCCAAGATATGCTACGCTGCCCAATATCATG AAAGCCAAGAAGAAGCCAATGAAGAAATTGACCGCCAAGGATTTGGGTGTCGATTTGGCGCCGAGAATCAAGGTCATCAGTGTAGAAGACCCACCAGTCAGACAAGCGGGCTCCATCGTACCCGACGTCGACACACTGGTCGCCAAACTCAAGGAGGGGGGACACGCTTAG
- the LOC121726707 gene encoding DDB1- and CUL4-associated factor 10 yields MPDEMENKTIRDSLFMARYSAFSPYRLIRRENGFENPVGASDAMSRSLYCGMKPIASWDYVQANALPTGGVFNLEFSPEGTLLVAACEKKSIQIFDPLTHQRIHTVNGAHSDCVNCVKFLDGRMFATCSDDTTIALWDVRNLKKKIRSLLGHSNWVKNIEFSVKDKLLVTSGLDGSIYTWDINSYTEFNLVYQRVFHASGLMRCRLSPNAKQMVMCTTGGLLVIIHDLNLSTLAQDLHGFKPNLYRLMQMSQQVIPIAASYDHLFDFKRTENRVEFVSDFPDGNDAEVVSALQIHPQGWTALSRNISHDDRSEWSCIHDIQPANELSDKSCRDTSPPPPPAPRRAPPRRPRRRPRPYRHPRPAPPAAPTPAAETSGESAGPSRREPAEPEAGPSTSRGDASPPAASRLGPGLASIQNDVWEASITIKQHRMLQEMYSRGQVGRNFNMQRIMGINTGISPPAALRPRPLRAAPARLFPAAQLVPPARVDRSTQPSTSGSTTRSRDSGCEDEVRHYIRQNRDRLLYYIEETNEGKGFIKELCYSADGRLVCSPFGRGMRLLALNDKCSELSHCVRDLSGPAQMVDVGQSLGIHQDLVVSSKFSPRHHLLVTGCLEGKIVWYEPYSGEALY; encoded by the exons ATGCCAGACGAAATGGAGAATAAAACCATTAGAGACAGTTTATTTATGGCGAGGTATTCGGCGTTCAGCCCGTATAGGCTGATTCGTCGCGAGAATGGCTTTGAGAATCCGGTCGGGGCATCGGATGCGATGTCCCGAAGTTTGTATTGTGGGATGAAGCCCATCGCTTCTTGGGACTACGTACAAGCCAACGCTTTGCCAACCGGTGGTGTGTTCAACCTTGAGTTTTCCCCGGAAGG GACACTACTGGTAGCAGCGTGTGAGAAGAAATCAATACAGATTTTTGACCCTCTCACACACCAAAGAATACACACAGTCAACGGGGCTCATTCTGACTGTGTCAATTGTGTTAA atttttaGATGGGCGCATGTTTGCCACTTGCTCAGATGATACTACAATAGCATTATGGGATGTTAGAAATTTGAAAAAGAAGATTCGTTCTCTACTTGGTCATTCAAATTGGGTCAAAAACATAGAGTTCTCTGTCAAGGACAAGCTGCTTGTCACCTCTGGATTGGACGGAAGTATTTACACCTGGGATATTAATTCTTATACGGAATTCAACTTGGTGTACCAACGAGTATTTCACGCGTCTGGCTTGATGAGATGCCGActgtctcctaacgctaagcaGATGGTGATGTGCACTACTGGTGGCCTACTGGTCATCATACATGATCTCAACCTTTCCACATTGGCACAGGACTTACATGGTTTCAAG CCTAATTTGTACCGTCTTATGCAAATGAGCCAACAAGTAATTCCTATAGCGGCCAGCTACGACCATTTATTTGACTTCAAGCGTACAGAGAATAGAGTGGAGTTCGTATCTGACTTCCCTGATGGCAATGATGCGGAGGTAGTCAGTGCATTGCAG ATTCACCCACAAGGCTGGACTGCTTTAAGTAGAAATATTAGCCATGATGATAGATCCGAG tggTCGTGCATACACGACATCCAACCGGCAAATGAGTTGAGCGACAAGAGCTGTCGCGACACGTCGCCACCGCCGCCCCCGGCGCCGCGTCGCGCCccgccccgccgcccgcgccgccggccCCGCCCCTACCGCCACCCCCGCCCCGCACCGCCCGCCGCTCCCACGCCAGCCGCGGAAAC GTCGGGCGAGTCGGCCGGGCCGAGTCGACGCGAACCAGCGGAGCCGGAGGCGGGCCCGAGCACTTCGCGTGGCGACGCATCACCCCCCGCAGCGTCGCGACTTGGCCCG GGTCTCGCGAGCATACAGAATGACGTTTGGGAGGCGTCTATAACGATAAAGCAGCACAGAATGCTGCAGGAAATGTACAGCAG AGGTCAAGTGGGTCGCAACTTCAACATGCAGCGGATAATGGGCATCAACACGGGCATctcgccgcccgccgcgctCCGGCCCCGCCCCCTgcgcgccgcccccgcccgcctcTTTCCCGCCGCGCAGCTGGTGCCCCCCGCAAGAGTCGACAG ATCGACGCAGCCGTCGACGTCGGGCAGCACGACGCGCTCGCGCGACTCGGGCTGCGAGGACGAGGTGCGACACTACATCCGACAGAACCGCGACCGCCTGCTATACTACATTGAAGAGACGAACGAGGGCAAGGGCTTCATAAAG GAGCTGTGCTACTCTGCGGACGGGCGGCTGGTGTGTTCCCCGTTCGGTCGCGGCATGCGCCTCCTCGCCCTCAATGACAAGTGTTCCGAGCTGTCCCACTGCGTCCGGGACCTCTCCGGACCAGCCCAGATGGTGGACGTCGGTCAGAGCCTCGGCATCCACCAGGACCTCGTCGTCAGCTCCAAATTCAGCCCCCGCCACCACCTCCTCGTCACCGGCTGCTTGGAGGGCAAGATAGTGTGGTACGAACCCTACAGCGGGGAGGCCCTGTACTAG
- the LOC121726706 gene encoding nucleoporin Gle1, translating to MAQRCNGFEDVSRYGDINVSEQLADFEKLRVSALKNAAEISHLVTEVTIGPNRSEKPKKENMAPVDSTKISDLIVDKFGEDLRYTLRLKKCEAQLQENSEDLFKNLVEKVITAYTDSTHRYWKKQSDKWKGKSLELRAKKLQMVKQLQENDNLNILEKTKLDEKKCQIINSQTIENMNRILDEQNKATARFAAITDSYTKVCFCYNEILSLAQNDTVAKQVFEKYLQEINNVIANIKSIMDFCENATISEQEVSQAEVEYKNINKIKHSILRDIEAVQQQEQILRQKKEDEMKKQIEEQRIKEENAAHSAKLQMEESKKMHQTFYSEKNYAYYIELDSFLNNYELKYKNLLENTSLKKFRFDCQKAVNTPVNALSSVSGTHIRDKYTKLAKLLNGERVQVLDTYVNASENPQGVFYCTALLAKKIVRQGELLVSSNPEAAFPLAALTVALWSQFPEFGKLLEAYFHRYCPYLVPMLLPQKEGQSDKDFYISRGYTYNDEGVVEKQDKFLRRMSGIFRLRSAIWIAKTPRFLNAANPNGLRYGWQWLASFINLKAEPDICATLILDFFTVCGSEFYKTYGKQCVKMIKVISTEYMAILGKIDEGGPKTRLELFLQNVLKTGHIEPPKGQLPQNTW from the coding sequence ATGGCTCAAAGATGTAACGGGTTTGAAGACGTTTCAAGGTATGGCGATATTAATGTTTCCGAGCAGCTGGCAGATTTTGAAAAATTACGTGTTTCTGCCCTAAAGAACGCTGCAGAAATAAGTCATCTAGTAACAGAAGTAACAATAGGACCTAACAGAAGTGAAAAACCAAAAAAGGAAAACATGGCCCCTGTAGATAGCACCAAAATATCAGATTTAATTGTTGACAAATTCGGTGAAGACCTCCGCTACACGTtacgtttaaaaaaatgtgaagCTCAATTGCAGGAGAATTCTGAAGATTTATTCAAAAACTTAGTTGAAAAAGTGATCACTGCCTATACAGATTCAACACATAGGTACTGgaaaaaacaaagtgataaatgGAAAGGAAAATCATTAGAGTTAAGAGCAAAAAAACTACAGATGGTGAAGCAATTGCAAGAAAACGACAATcttaatattttagaaaaaacaaaattagaTGAGAAAAAGTGTCAAATTATTAATTCCCAGACTATTGAAAACATGAATAGAATTTTAGATGAACAAAACAAAGCAACAGCACGCTTTGCGGCAATAACAGACAGCTATACAAAAGTCTGCTTTTGTTACAACGAAATATTGTCACTGGCTCAAAATGACACAGTAGCTAAACAAGTATTTGAGAAATATCTGCAAGAGATAAACAATGTCATTGCCAATATTAAGAGCATCATGGACTTTTGTGAAAATGCCACCATATCGGAACAAGAAGTTTCTCAGGCTGAGGTAGAgtataaaaacattaataaaattaaacatagtaTTTTGAGGGATATAGAAGCTGTGCAACAACAGGAGCAAATATTACGTCAAAAGAAAGAGGATGAAATGAAAAAACAAATAGAAGAGCAAAGGATAAAGGAAGAAAATGCAGCACATTCTGCTAAGCTCCAAATGgaagaaagtaaaaaaatgcatcaaacattttattctgaaaaaaattatgCATACTACATTGAACTTGATAGCTTCCTAAATAATTATGAACTCAAATATAAGaaccttttagaaaatactaGTTTAAAAAAGTTTAGGTTTGATTGTCAGAAAGCTGTAAACACTCCCGTTAATGCCTTGTCGTCAGTCAGCGGCACTCATATAAGGGACAAATACACAAAGTTAGCTAAATTATTGAACGGTGAAAGAGTTCAAGTGCTGGACACATATGTTAACGCATCTGAGAATCCCCAGGGGGTATTCTATTGTACTGCATTGTTGGCCAAGAAGATTGTAAGACAGGGAGAACTTTTGGTCTCCAGCAATCCAGAAGCAGCATTTCCTCTTGCCGCTTTAACTGTAGCGCTGTGGTCACAATTCCCAGAATTTGGGAAATTACTAGAAGCATATTTCCACAGGTACTGTCCTTACCTAGTTCCGATGCTGCTACCACAAAAGGAGGGGCAGAGTGACAAGGACTTTTATATATCTAGAGGTTACACTTACAATGATGAGGGTGTTGTTGAGAAGCAAGATAAATTCCTAAGAAGAATGTCTGGTATATTTAGATTACGCAGTGCCATTTGGATTGCAAAAACACCCAGATTTTTAAATGCTGCAAACCCTAACGGCTTACGATACGGGTGGCAATGGCTTGCATCATTTATCAACTTAAAAGCAGAGCCAGATATTTGTGCGACACTAATCTTAGATTTCTTCACAGTTTGTGGCTCAGAATTCTACAAAACCTACGGAAAACAATGTGTAAAAATGATAAAAGTCATAAGCACAGAGTATATGGCGATTCTTGGAAAGATTGATGAGGGTGGACCCAAGACAAGACTTGAGCTGTTCCTTCAGAATGTTTTAAAAACAGGCCACATAGAGCCTCCAAAAGGTCAACTGCCGCAAAATACCTGGTAA